In the Helianthus annuus cultivar XRQ/B chromosome 11, HanXRQr2.0-SUNRISE, whole genome shotgun sequence genome, one interval contains:
- the LOC110923653 gene encoding uncharacterized protein LOC110923653 — protein sequence MAEKISQGKHYVFVAEIKEKTREEILEEKTYRERNIAWNKINEMQEEYENAVSNKRWDKKRECYVNRNGEPVVPKKDIIFDDILLEIPRSVEYYTNVGKDKTYVKRFEKLLREVMTASLRKKDEERMKKNVDEMVNDLKKIAEEVKVENVKISEEEKVEEAEKKLESSVEVKDEILEVTCDVGVDAGDEKKSDVDQKQREANNEMPITEGSSDTPIIVLNQEKGKLLTSEEEKEKEAGYFTEAIKKMDLNEDSSVKLQNLVKKVIHKSASPNTSAVMTDIELEQRKRQELLEQEAAEDIAAANEIIQKAFNQMSAENSEVAKGQSIDHTENSKLSKA from the exons ATGGCAGAAAAAATATCACAAGGCAAACATTATGTTTTTGTTGCTGAGATTAAAGAGAAAACCAGAGAAGAGATTCTGGAAGAGAAAACATACAGAGAAAGAAACATTGCGTGGAACAAAATTAATGAAATGCAAGAAGAATATGAAAATGCTGTAAGCAATAAAAGATGGGACAAGAAGAGAGAATGCTACGTAAATAGAAATGGTGAACCTGTTGTTCCCAagaaagacataatttttgatgATATTCTTTTAGAAATCCCTCGATCTGTCGAATACTATACAAATGTTGGAAAAGATAAAACGTATGTAAAAAGGTTTGAAAAACTCCTTAGAGAGGTTATGACTGCAAGTCTAAGGAAGaaggatgaagagagaatgaagaagaatgttgatgAGATGGTGAATGATTTGAAGAAGATAGCTGAAGAAGTTAAAGTTGAAAATGTGAAAATTTCTGAGGAAGAGAAG GTTGAAGAAGCTGAGAAGAAGCTTGAAAGTTCGGTTGAAGTGAAGGATGAGATTTTGGAGGTTACTTGTGATGTTGGTGTTGATGCAGGTGATGAGAAGAAGAGTGATGTTGATCAAAAGCAGAGGGAAGCAAACAATGAgatgccaatcactgag ggaagttcag ATACCCCTATCATTGTGTTAAACCAAGAAAAAGGGAAACTGTTGACcagtgaagaagaaaaagaaaaagaagctgGGTACTTTACagaagccatcaagaaaatggatctAAATGAAGATAGCTCAGTGAAACTTCAAAACCTTGTCAAAAAGGTAATACACAAATCAGCATCACCAAACACATCAGCAGTTATGACAGATATTGAGCTTGAACAAAGAAAAAGGCAAGAGCTGCTTGAACAAGAagctgcagaagacatagctgcagcaaatgaaATCATACAAAAGGCCTTCAATCAAATGTCAGCTGAAAACTCAGAAGTAGCAAAAGGTCAGAGTATTGATCATACTGAAAACTCTAAACTATCAAAAGCTTAG